In Marinobacter sp. F4206, the following are encoded in one genomic region:
- a CDS encoding glutamine amidotransferase, with product MTLKIGILATGITPDPLIGEFGSFADMFQRLFKQAGQQFDYVNFDVRDGEFPESATDCDGWIVTGSKSNVYENLPWMQKLKVLIRDIYQADRPMLGICFGHQIIADAFDAYVHKYSGGWGVGLHEYALTREVEGLDLSSTKFTLSVMHQDQVLEKPDAAEVIAESAFCPYAVLQYDNRILTFQAHPEFDVTFETRLVKHLRGQSVPEADADKALEGLSTPEAATDSIAIANWMAGFLMRDKKRASNTAKAEEDTAATC from the coding sequence ATGACTTTGAAGATAGGCATTCTGGCCACCGGCATCACGCCGGATCCATTGATTGGCGAGTTCGGTTCCTTCGCCGACATGTTCCAACGCTTGTTCAAGCAGGCCGGTCAGCAATTTGATTACGTCAACTTTGACGTGCGTGACGGCGAGTTTCCCGAATCCGCGACCGATTGCGACGGCTGGATTGTGACTGGCTCAAAGTCCAACGTGTATGAAAACCTGCCCTGGATGCAAAAGCTCAAGGTACTGATCCGCGACATTTACCAGGCAGACCGCCCGATGCTTGGCATCTGCTTTGGCCACCAGATCATTGCCGATGCCTTCGATGCATACGTACACAAGTATTCCGGCGGTTGGGGAGTGGGGCTGCACGAATACGCCCTGACCAGAGAGGTAGAGGGCCTGGACCTGAGTTCAACGAAATTCACGCTCAGCGTGATGCACCAGGACCAGGTACTGGAAAAGCCGGACGCAGCCGAAGTGATTGCGGAATCGGCTTTCTGCCCGTACGCGGTGCTCCAGTACGACAACCGGATACTGACGTTCCAAGCGCATCCGGAATTCGATGTAACCTTTGAGACCCGCCTGGTGAAGCACCTTCGCGGCCAATCCGTTCCGGAAGCCGACGCAGACAAAGCGCTTGAAGGGCTTTCAACACCAGAGGCCGCGACAGACTCCATAGCGATCGCCAACTGGATGGCGGGATTCCTGATGCGCGACAAAAAAAGGGCCAGCAACACTGCCAAAGCCGAAGAGGACACTGCGGCAACCTGCTAA